The nucleotide window AGGCATTTAGTCTCTACaataattgaataatatttttacattttgataaTTCAAGCCTTATCATTAATGGTGATGAGATGTCAAACTACAAAACATTTATTTGATTTCGATAAATCGAACagttaatattaaatttaaattattttgtatatattttaaaactaattataatcagaatcataataataaagacaaacaACAAAGACTAATTAATAATTGATTTAAGATATTTTGACAAACCGATGAGAAGCTGACTAGCATTCAATATCatctaattaatattattcaCTACGTTCTCTGATTACTAAGTAATTCAAAAAACTGAGAGCTTTTGAAAAGATGATAAAAATTATATGTACCATTCGTTTTTTAAAAACGATTTCGGATTCGATGATAGGATCATTCTTGCACAGACAGCATTAATTCACTTTATAATCAACCCCATACAtcctaaacaatttttttaagttTTTTCTTTGAATGAGAGGAGTTGCCGAAGGTACTTTGAAACTTCTATCTTGGTAGAATGTTACTTATATGTGTTTCATATGGATTAAACCTCTGAAAACTTAGTCATCAGAGTAAATTACTTTAATGAACCTTCATATGAGCTTCTCAGCTTTTGCAAAGCGGCCTCAAGGTAGATATAAAAACTTAGGGCAGCATCCGATTCTGCAGTAGATAGAGATCACAAACAGCAGTGGCGAGAGAGTCACCTTGATGGGTTCCCACATTTGTCGAGAAAGATCTTTGTCTAAAGGCAAACAGTAAGTTCCGTTTTTGTCAGTAACACTTTTATGATTTCTATATCTTCGTTAAAGAAGCTCCGCAAGACCTTCATGAGCAAGTCTCGACGGACGGAGTTGAAGGGTCTTGACACATCGATGCTCACATAGTGACTACAAATTGGTCATCACTCGAATTACTCCTACATAAGAAATATTCCCCCGTTGTAACAAGTCAGTTTAAACAAAGATAAATCTCGCCACAGAAAACTCATTTGGAATGAACCCAATAGGCTTATATCTCGAAAGTGTTAGTGCAAGTCTTGCTAACATTCTACGAAAAGAGTACCCAGATGAACTACAAAAATAAGTGCAGCAAACAAATATATAGGACTATTTCTCCTAAAAATTAAGCCCTAAAACTGCATAATTTGATCTcatattataaaggaaaaaaattcacgtcttgtttttaaaaaatgcagcACAATAAAAAAGaggcaaaagaatgaatgaatatggTTTATTTATTACAATAGGTCCAAAAAAAAGTGGCCGAGGAATTAGAGCTTAGGGGGCTTGATAACGAGAGCCACGAAGGTCTCAACTTCGGTTTTGCCCCAGGAGACTGTCTTATCTCCCTCAGCGAGTTCGAGTTTTTGCCAGGATCGCGTCAATCGTGTCAACACTCCGCTCATGCAGGTCTTCCAGCGGACTGCTGAGCTCCAGGCCGAATGCCAGTTTGATGGCAAATCGTCTGGTTTTTTCGAGTTTGGCGATTAGAAGGTCCCTTTCATCAGTTTGGTACCAGCCCTCCGAGCCATAGATTATTAGTGGCTGAACACAAGTCTGGTAGATGTGTAGAAACGTTTCTGCGCTTAGACAAAAACGCCTCAGTCCTTTTAGGATTTTCGCTCCTTGTTTCCGCTTTGCATGCACATGGGGTTTGTATGACCCGGTGGGGTCTATAGTTACTCCCAGGTAACGTAGGTTCTTCGATATAATCAGGTTCCCATAATCCTCGAAAGTCGGTTTTTTGTCACGACCCATTGAAATCCAACAAATGGTACTTTTGTCCAGGGCGAGATTCAAGCCTTTACCATTGCACCAGATTTCAAGTTCCTCCAAGTACGGTTCTAGTCTGCTCCAGGACAGCCTTCTTCTGTGTCGGGGTCCCCACATCGAGACATCCGTAACCAAGATATCGTCTGCGTAGATAATTAGTCTGCTCGTAGGAAAATGTGGTTTCGGGACGTCGGCCAGAAATATATTAAAGGCAAGGGGCTGAGAACCGATCCCTGAGGAACACCTCTCCTCAGATTCACGGCCTTCGATAGCAAATTTCCACAACGAATGAACGATTTTCTCTCGCACAAGAAGTCCTTAAGCCATCCGACAGTTTTTCGCCCAGCACCCAACTCCGCTACTTTATCTAACAACCCCAAGTGCCAGacactgtcaaaggccttgcagaCGTCCAGGCAGACCGCCGTTAGGCAGGCTTTATGTTGTTTGGCCCGAGTCAGTTCTTCCTCAAGAAGCGAGAAACAGTGACCGGTTGATCGACCAGGTCTAAAACCCCACTGTTCCTCCGCGAGTATATTATTTTGTTCCACGTAAGCCGATAAAcgattgaaaataattctttccatTATCCTCGACGTTGTGCAGATAAGGCTAATTGGCCTATAACTTCCTGCCTGCGTATTTGGTTTTCCAGGTTTTGGGATCATTCGGACGATTGTTCGTTTCCAGCTAGGTGGGACGTGACCATTGTCCCAACTGGCATTGAATAGTTTCACCAGAATACGAAGAGGCAAAAGCATAACTGAATAAAAACTGAGGGCAGCATCCGCTTCTGCATCAGATAGAGAAGGAATATTGGAGATTtgatatcaaaaaagaaaaaaacttagacGAGAGAAAACTCACTCATTTCAGATTAAATTTCTAGACGGGAACAAATTTTCGACAAACATACCCGGAGATCGTCTTCAATTGAGAACAACCTGTTTCTGTTTTTTGATTTAATCTCGACTGGACAAGAGAAAGCTtgttcacacttataaaatgttaagaactaaagcaatattttaattgatttttaaaatttgaaggaTAAGAATCTTTTATGGAAATATAAAGCATATCTGTCGACAATTCAGCAAAACTGAAAGAGAAGATCTAAGCTTACAAATTGACACTTCAAAGTTAATTAAAATCTTTTTGGTGAGTCAAAAATAAAGGGTTTCTCGATCTATTTAAGATTTGTCCTAACAAAAATTAGAattgttgcaaataaaaaaaagaatagtttCAACATACCTGATTGTTCCAATAAAAATCAGAAAAGTTAAAAACAACATTTATATTAAAAGAACTCttattcattaattatataaACTTAATTAAACAAGTATTACATTTTAATAACCAGAAGCACTGTTGAACGGATacttaatcatttttattataaaatgaaatCTGTAGTTCCAGTGGCAGAAAAAGAAATGCTGATcttgttaaaaatttaaaattggacTACGTTTCAAAATTTTGGTTACTCGAAACAGAATCTTGaaatttaagttttatttgtattGACGAAGTTGGTTTTAAGTCAAAAAGAAGTCAATCTAATGAAGAAACTTTACCTTATGTTAGGATCGCAGCTGAAAGAAGTCGTAAATTTCTGTTTTGGCAGCAATTAATAAATATTGAACGATATTCTTTAAAATTTACACGTGTTTGATGCATTTGTTAGAATTGACTAGGGAACAACttgaaaaaattgagaaattttaaatttcatcaaTAGCTGAGAATTCATTAGACAAGAAACAACGATTTCGATTAAAAAGCTATCgcaaaaatttgtttttgaagacGGTAAAGCGTTTTTATTGAAGGATGGCCTAAAATTACGGTTCTTTGCAGTTGAAAATAGTGAACTGAAATTGAAGATAATTGAGGTAGTGTATCTGCTTTATTGAAATCTGAGCTAATAAACAATTTTGGCCGAGATAGACTTAGTAGTATGTGGAGGAATAGTTTCTACAACATAATGACAGAAGATATCcgctttgttttaaaaaaatgtgtttattgcCAAGTATTGgctatttatttattagctaGTCAAAAAAATTGATGGCAACCAAGCCAACTATCAGTCCAATCATTGCCAGAAGTCCTAGAGACCATTATATCCCAGATCTTATAGATCTCAGAAGATATTCAGAAACAAATCGATCAAACTCGTGGTATGCTGTTGTGAACTAGTAAGCTGTTGTAGAACTAGCAAAGAATAAAAGTGCATTGGAAATTTCATCTCTACTTGAGAATATATTCTACGTTATTGGAGATTGGAAATTTCATATCCCTAACCCGTTATTCTCCAAATTGATAACGGAAGAGAGTTTCGCAATTCTGAAATGGATAAGCTgtgtgaattttttaaaataaagcatatctgTGAAAGACCTAGAGCACCTTGGGTACAAGGACAAgttgaaaggtttttttaaagctataataAAAAGGTTCAACCAATCAATAAAACGATGAAAATCCTCAACAAGTGTTTCAGCCGGAAATTTTGGAGTTTActtcaacattataaagaggatCGTATATGATTACAATCGAACAAAACATGACACGACCAGGAATATTCCTTTTCAAAGTTTTATGAGAATCAAAAAAACCAGACGAAAATTAAATAAACGAATTAATGGCATTCGGTGGAACTGACCCAGAAGTAGAAATAAATTACGAAAAAAATGAATGTGACCGGCGACATTAAAATTTGgcctttattaaaaaagaaactaattaactaagtaatttttctAACTAAGTTCAGAGCCTTCGAAGTGAGCAAAGGGTGGCACTCCAcgcacctcctccccttcttcctccttttctctggcactgtagactctcgagaaggtgcagtccagcgcctctcgctgactaaacgtcaggaaaggactggatcggcgagcatcaaacaagacactctccagagtcctcttaagaacagttgactgtataagcctgtagagacttatctacatccaactgtcttaagtaccgcttgtggtatttggtgaccagTCCATCCCATTTCCATAACATTTGTCCACGGAAAAtcttatgcaattaaccgatgttttaataaaaatcaataatttttttaatagtcaagaaaagaaaataatcaaaaacgtttaaaaaaatcattaattttggaCTGTCTAGTCTTCTGGCAAAGGCGTAGGACGCTTTTTTCTAGTTCATAGAAGTTGTCCATATCCATTTCACTTGTTAAATCGCTGTTAGTAAGAAACTGGCGTATTAATCTGCATGCACCCATAGCTTCCGAACTGGTTGTTTTCACGGGTATGGGATCTTCATCGTCCTCATCGTCTTCACAAGAAATATCTCTTGACATTAAACATATTTCTTCATCGGACATGATTCCGATATATTCTTCATCCTCATTAGCAACATCCATCGTTATTTCGTCACATTCAATGTCACTAAACATATTTTCCTCCACTTCCTCATGGAATCCAGCCTTACGGAAACAGTtgtaaattgttgctattttgaTTTCCCTCCAAGCCATTTTGAGCATGTGTAGCGCATCCAAAAGAGTGATAGAATTCACAACGGATTTGAGACAGGCATCGTCTGAATCAATTACGGCAATCACTCTTTGTAAAAATGCCAATCTGTAGTTGTGCTTTAGACTTTTTATGATCCCCATATCACATGGCTGAATGCATGCGGATGTGTTTGGtggaataaaatacaatttaacaTTTGATAGATTTTCTCCAGCATCTTTTGGATGCGCAGCACAATTGTCAAGGACCATggctatatttcttttttgtattttcattttcttgttaACACATGACAACCAGTTTTTAAAAATGCGTGATGTCATCCATGCATTCTATAATTCTACTGAAATTGATATGCTACCTTATTGACAACGTAGTTAACTGGAAGTGTTTTGATTCCTTTGAAGCACCTAGGATTCTTTCTTTTCCCAATGACCATCAATGGGTGTTTGTCCGAACCCGTCATATTGCAGGATACCATTACAGTTAATCTATCCTTCATTTTTTTACTTCCAATCggtatttcatttttaaatgatAGTGTCCGGTCGGGTAAACCTCGGAATATGAGTCCTGTTTCATCACAATTATAAATGTTTTCCGGTGTATAATCTTTTAAAagatcttttaatgtccattggCACCAGTATTCAGCAGCATTTATATCGGAAtcttttttctccccataaatgcGTTTAAATGatatgttgtttctttctttccaacgCTGAAGCCAACCTGAAGTAGGAATAAAGTCAtccattttcattgttttagcAAAGCTAGTAGCTTTGTGGGTTAATATGTTACCATTTATTGGTACATTTTTGGTCCTGGTTTGAGCAAACCAAACGGACAATGCAGTTTCTACGTTCTTTTCTTTCCCATCGCGTCGTCTTTTTCGACTCAAATTGGTGCAATTAGATTCAGCCAATAGCATAATTTCTTCTCTATTCCTCAAAATCCGTGAGACTTAAGACTGAGAACAGTTGAATCTTGCAGATAGAGCTGATTGAGTTTGACCTCCTTGAATAAACAAATTGATTATTTCCAATTTTTGAGAAAGTGTAAGATCACGACGTAACGAAGATGACAtgtgtaataataattaaattttaaaattacaaatttaatTATGCAATTATGCgaaaatttttataagaaaaaatagtaaatgtTCCCAATGAGAGTATGCAATTAACCgatttatgcaattaaccgatatgCAATTAGCCGATATTTTTTCAATGGAAACCATGTAAGTTATGGTTTTAAACATGAATTTATGTCATTAACCgatttatgcaattaaccgatatgCAATTAACCGATGTTTACTGTAATCCCATCACTTTTTTCCACATAAAATTTCA belongs to Octopus sinensis unplaced genomic scaffold, ASM634580v1 Contig17371, whole genome shotgun sequence and includes:
- the LOC115231095 gene encoding tigger transposable element-derived protein 4-like encodes the protein MLLAESNCTNLSRKRRRDGKEKNVETALSVWFAQTRTKNVPINGNILTHKATSFAKTMKMDDFIPTSGWLQRWKERNNISFKRIYGEKKDSDINAAEYWCQWTLKDLLKDYTPENIYNCDETGLIFRGLPDRTLSFKNEIPIGSKKMKDRLTVMVSCNMTGSDKHPLMVIGKRKNPRCFKGIKTLPVNYVVNKVAYQFQ